gcggcgacggagcaGCTCTGCCAGATGATCCGCTATGACCCGTCTCACATTCTGCCTGCGTTACGGGAGGAGATGGTCGTTATTCTACACTTCATTACGTCCACCTTTAATATGGACACCGTCCAAAACGGgttccgcctcctcgcggccatcgccacgcgcgcgccgcaaCTGGTAGTGAACTTTACGGAAGGCATCTGTGAGGCTCTGGTGCCGTACTTTAGCACTCTCTCGTCCCGCTCCGGCATTCTCATGTCGTTCTTGCACTGCTGCAcagccgtcgcggcggcgctccgAAAGTTCGGCAgcacccccttctcttccaaACGTGAAGTCGCTCTCGTGTGCGAGCTGTTGGAAACCTTGCCAGCGGACCGGTCGTATCACATCATCCGGCTGTCCTGTCTCCGCTTCCTATCAGCAACCCTGGCGCCGCTCATGGAAGGTGCCTCGCCGTACGTGCTGTATCCTCGGCTCTTTCAACAACTCAGCACGGTGCTGCATAGAACGGAGGAGAGCGTTGACATCCGCCTTGAAGCGCTTCGGTGCATTGGCGTGATCGGCGCGCTGGACTCGCACGTGTTCCAGTCCTTCAATGTCAacgagaaggagaaggcgtgtGGGAAgagcgcggtggtggtggacagGGTGACACACGTGAAGTGCTGCCGTATTGTGCtcagcgcggtggcggcgctgcttgacCCGGAGAGCAAGCGCTCTGCTGGCGCGCGCGAAGGGTTGCTTCGCACGGGTGTACAGACGATGCTGAACATCTTTGAGCATGTTCCGTGCTCCAAGACTGAAATTGGTCTCGTGATTGGTCCGCTGGCCCGCGTCATCCGGCAGCTGCCTGGCGGCCGCCTCTTTGCCACCGTGCTCTTCGAGTTCTGCAACATCATTCGCTACGCcggcgcggtggtgctcaACGACGTGAACGAGATTTACCGCGTATTTGACAATGTATGGGAGTTTCAGGTCAACTACCGGTTTCTGGCCGTGCGCATGCTTTCGTTTGTCGCCAACTTCGAAGCCGCCGGCAATCTGCACTACGGTCAGCAACACTCGCGCATCCTGCCGCAACTCTTCGACACGCTCAACCGTGCTGACCTGCGCCCCGACCTCAAGTACGCTGTACTGGAGTACATTGTGCACCATGTCGACTCCCTGCAGCCGtgcacggaggcggtggtggataACCTCCTCGGCGCAATACAGAACCCGGCGAATCCGCTTGACTTTGTGAACCACTGTGTGGTTACACTCAAGGAGATCTGCCTCAAGTTGTATGTCGATGAGCTCGTCGGCGCTATTGTTCGGTGTCTGCTGGCGTGCCTTTCCGTCGACCTTGCGCGCAAGACACGCGGGCGCGATAGTATTGATCTCTGCAACAACATCATGGGGGTCTTCTGCGTCCTgatcgaggagctgcaggatgCTTTTCTCAAGCACTCAACGTACATCATTCAGGCGCTGAAGAACTACCGCATCACAAACACCGAATTTGGCGTAATGAACAACCGCGTCGCCACGGGCCTCCGCTGTACACGCAGCCCAATGTCGATTCAGCAACAAAACGCGGAGGTTGCAGCGCTACTGAAGACGTGCGAATCCGTTGTCATGAAGAGCATGTCGCGCATGGGCGAGGTCTGGAGCTACGCGAACCTCAGCGACGAAAACATAaatgccgctgccgcggaggAGCGCACCATGCCCATCAACGAGCAGCGTCTCATCAGTCCAATGAAGGTCGTTCCCCTCACGAAGGAGGAGTGGGTCAAATGGTCGGACCAGTTCGCCATCACGCTGCTGCAAGAGTCGCCGTTTCAGGTCTTCcgctgcacggcggtgccCATCGGCATCAACGCAGCCCCGCTGGTCGAGAAATCGGCGCAGTTTGTGCAAGACACACTCCAAATCGCCTTTCGCTCCATGTGGAATTACGCGAGCTCGGCGCTGCAAACTGCTATCACGGACTTTTTCCGGCAGTCCTTTCGCCAGGCAATGGTGTCGACCACTGTCccggcggaggtggtgacgATGTTGCTTGGTATCGTAGAGTACATGGACCACGTTGGCGAGGCTTTGTTTATCTCGTACAATGACCTCTCCGAGTGCGCGTGGAACCGCGGAATGTTGGCCAAGGCGCTCTTCTGGCGCGAGGCCGCCTACCGCGACGACCCTGTCGGCACCGTCGAGTCACTCATCTCTCTTTACAGTGAGCTGCACATGGTGGACTCCTCCGTTGGAATCTTGAACATGACCAgcgaggagcagcgacgcagccTGCTGCAGACAAGCCTGGTTAAGCTCGCGCGCTACACGGAGGCGCTCCAGCTGacgcagcaggagctggagctggaggctgccCCGTTGGAGGCGAGCGGCTCGGAGAACTTATCCAAGGGCTGCGGGTACAAGAACGGCAGCCGCGGTTGGTCGCGCATGTTGCACTACGCGTCCAACAGCGACATCACCCCGTCCTCCTCaaaggtggaggagagctgTCGTGACCGCCGCGTGGAGGTAAACGCGCGACTGATGTTGTGCCTGAGCGAGCTTGGCGAGTACGACAAGGTGCTGGAGCAGTGGGGCAGCATGCTCCACAACTACAAGGACCGCGTGACAGATACAGACGAGATGCACGTGCTGTTTTTTGTCTCGCAGTACGCCGCAGACGCGTCGATCCGGCTGCAGTCGTGGGACACGCTGGAGCACGTCCTGGAGTGGTTGCCGCCCGACATGGTTCTCTACCACGTGTCGAAGGCGGCCCTGGAAGTGGTGCGCGGCAACTacgacgccgcgctcgtcTCCGTGACGAACGGGCGCAAGGTACTGCTGGAGGATCTGACAAGCCTGCTGCACGAGTCGTACGCGCGCGCCTACGAGGGGCTGGtagtggcgcagcagctgacggaggtggaggaggtcaTCATCGCAAAGCAGACGCAAAAGGCGCTCAGCTCCGCCGCACACATACCGCACCTCTGCCACATCTGGGAGCAGCGCATTCGAATGATGCATGCGACAGTACCGACATGGAAGCAGGTGCTGGGAATCCGTGGCCTACTCATCTCGCCCCATGATGACGTGAAGACGCGCATCCAGTTCACCAAGCTCTGTCGGCAGGAGAAGGCGCGACAGCTAGAGAAGTTTACGCTGGCCGAGCTCCTCGGGTTCGCAAACCCGACCCTGGAGCAACTCACAAGCCGCAATGTGAACCCACGCGTGGTGATGCAGTATATCTCATACCTCTCCGACACCAACGCACTTGGCCCCGGCAGTCCCTTCGGAACCGAGAGCGACCTCATCAAGAAGATGATCGACGTGCACACCAAGGCGGAAAACTCGGCAGTGTTGGCGCGGGCGTACACGCGCCTCGGGAGCAAGGTCGATCTCATCGAGTCTGTGCAGTGCTTCAAGACGGCCACCATGTACGATCCACATTGGTTTCTGGCGTGGCGTAAGTGGGCGGAGGCGAATGCCCAGCTGCTCCAGACAGACAAGGGCGAAGAAACCTGCCGCAACGCTATCGAGGGCTTTATCCGAAGCATTCAGCTTGGAACGTCCGATTCGACGCTCATTCAAGACGTGCTCAAGCTGCTCACGCTCTGGTCGAACCACTGCGACTCTGATCACAACttgaaggagctgcgcgagcgtgTCTTCGATGTACCGTCGCGCGTGTGGCACCTTGTGGTGCCACAACTGGTCGCCCGGCTCGACACCGGCTCTGACGACAGCTGCCGGCTTGTGGCGGATGTCCTGACCAACGTGGGCTACGACTACCCACACACGTTGGTGTACCCGCTGAACCTGTGCACTATGTCTGACTCAGAGCGCCGTAAGAGGTACTCCAATGAGGTGCTAGGAAAGCTGCAGGAGCGATATCCAGTGCTTGTGCTGCAGGGTCGACTCATGATTGACGAACTCATCCGCGTCTCGGCCCTCATCTATGAGCAGTGGTATGAcaagctggaggcggcggcgaccgccTTCTttggccgccgcagcaccgatGAGATGATACGTACACTGCTGCCGATTCACGAGACGTTGCCACGGGTGCCAGAGACGGTGGTGGAAGCTGAATTTCTGTCCAAGTACAGCAAGCGTCTGACCGAGGCTCGGGACTGGCTGCGATCGTACGCGTCAACGCATTACACCGGCGACATTCAATCTGCATGGAAACTGTACCACAGCGTGTACTGCAAAATCGACAAGCAGATCAAATCCAGCGACACACTACAGCTGCAGTTCTGCAGTCCGAAGCTGTTTGAGGCGCGCAACCTCTCTATCGGGATCCCCGACGCGCGGCCAGTCCGCGAGGAGTCGGTAGCAAATGTGAACCGCTTTCACAAAGACATCATCGTCATTGCAAGTAAGCAGCGGCCGAAGCGGATCGGCATCATCACGGCGGAGGGCAGGCTGCAGAAGTTTCTGCTCAAAGGGCGCGAGGACCTCCGCCTGGACGAGCGCGTCATGCAACTCTTCTCGCTTGTCAACATCCTCATGCAATCCGACTCGAGGACAAGCAAGAACTTAGGCTTCCAGATCCAGCGCTACTCCGTCACGCCGCTCAAGGATAACGTCGGTATCATTGGCTGGGTCGACGGCTGCGACACGCTGCACGAGGTCGTCAAGCACTTTCGCGAACGCAAATCGATCCCGGTGGAACTGGAGATGCGCATGCTGGACCAGATCATCACCTTTGACAACTCCAAGGCGTACGACTATCTGACCATCATGTCAAAGGTAGAGGTGTTAGAGTTCCTCTCCGATCACACCTCCGGGCAGGACATTCGCAAGGCCATGTGGAACACGTCGCCGAACTGCGAGGTCTGGTACGATCGACGCCGCATGTACACAACGTCGTTGGCAAATATGAGCATCGTAGGCTACATCCTCGGCCTCGGCGATCGCCACCCAAACAACATcatgctgcagcgcgcgtcGGGATTGGTGGTGCACATCGACTTTGGTGACTGCTTTGAGGTGGCCATGACGCGCGACAAGTTTCCCGAAAAGGTGCCGTTCCGGCTGACACGCATGTTGCGCAGCGCGCTTGACGTGTCGGGCGTCGACGGGGCGTTTCGCGCCTGCTCGGAGACGGCGatgtgcgtgctgcgcgagggcAGCCACAGTGTGCTGGCCCTCCTCGAGGCATTCATTCAAGACCCGCTTATTTCATGGCGCCTCATCAACAGACATGGGCAGGAGCCGGAGTCGTCGAACGATCACAAGACCATCGAAGAGCAGGTGAATATTGCCAACATGCGCAACGccacgtcggcagcggaggcggagtcCATGTGTGACTCGTTTGGGCACCGCGATAACGGTTCCGTTAATGTCCCAAAGCACTTGTGTGGGGAGGAAATGGATGTGGTTCATCAAGGCGTGTTCATCGTCAAGCGCCTCAGCTCCAAGCTCAAAGGGCAGGACTTTATCTCGGCTGGTACGGAGCCCCTCGATCCACGCACGCAGGTAGGGCAGCTCATTGAAGAAGCCACAGACGTGACGAATGTGGCACAGTCCTGGTCGGGATGGTACCCGTTCTGGTAGACTAGCACCAGCAGTAATCTATCACTTCCACACCACCACTATCACCATTAGCGCTCAGGCCGGCAGACGCCACGTCGCATGCCTCACTGACATTCAATGGTCATCCTCTCGCtcccctgccgctgcgcgggtgcttctctcttcttcgttGTACCGTGTCTCTGCGTTTGGGCTGATCCCATTGGCTCTCGCCCACCTTCGCGTGTGCGATCGCTGTgacttctcctcctcccctccccacccatGACTGGTGTACCACGTCAAGCCCTGTTctcgttttcgttttttctGCTTCACGTGCGCGACACAGGTGTCGCTTGTACTGTCCCCACTCGCCCGCGTCTGCAGAGAATGCGGGTGAGGATCCACAGGTGCAAATACAAGTGAGCATtgtggagggggtgctgGGCAGTGTCCAGCTCATCGCTCGAGCGCATCTTGTACTCAACGTGCTCAGATGCGGTAGAGGTGGCGTGTATCTGCGTCCTTGCAGGATGGGCCTCACCCTCACGCGGAAACCGCATGCCACGTAAAACAACGACTGTGGTGCGGGCACTGCGTACTGGCGTGTCGCTCAGGGCCGCTGATGCTCTTCGTTCAATGCATCTTCATGCTTCTCCGCCCTCtttgcgcgcgcgcctgtccCCTCCACTCACAcctcccacctcctcgtcgtcggaCCAAACCGTTTTCTTCCCCTTCCGTCGACGTCGACACCTACGTCGAACATGACTCGCCTGCCAAACACCCCACTCCCagctccctcctctctcttgttcACCGTAGAGGTACCGGCAGGTTGGTAGAAGGGAAACGGCCAGTCCGTTTTGCTGACATCTGCTGCCTCTCAGGCAACGGCTCTGCAGGCTTCTCTGTTAGACTACCCTGCCGCAGCGATAGCTTCGCGCAAAATCGACACTTCACGATGGCTGCGCTCGGGTCCGATGTGCAGGCCACCAGTGTCGAGCTGGTGTCTGTGATTGAGAAAATGAAGGAGCGCAAGACGTTGCTTGAAGAGCAAATCTCTGCCGAGGAGACTGAGTACGAGGGTGTGCTAGCCGAAGTGCGGGCTATGCAGGAGCGACTTGCCGCCCTGAAGGACAGTCTCGCGAAGAAGCAGGCGGTGCGAGCGGACTTGGAGCGAACCATATCGGAGACGTACTCGGCGTTCAAGAGTATCCTAGACGCCTCCAAGAAGCTACTCTCCACCGCCAAGGAAGAGTCATCGGCGCTCAAGGCGCAGATAAACTGACACCGAAAATGAGAAGGCACAAGAAGTGATGCGGCAAACAACCCCAAGATTGACGCGATCCGTTCAAGGGacgacacatacacatacacaagtCGTACACTTGCGTCGTCCAACTGACAAAGCTAGCAGGAGCGACACAACCGCAGTGCCGTCGCCTCTGCCCTCTTCTGCagagcaccgctgcgctAAAGAAGAGCAGCCATATCCCTACTTCTCCCCCATGGCACCCAGCTCTCTGTGAGGACTGCGGTCTGTTGCATCTTGCAACACCGGTTCTGACCGCCatgcgttgctgctgctcctcttctcaGGTCTCTCTCTATCATTTCCTCACTCTCCCCATGTCCCGCTGAGACACAGACGCGTACCACGAAAAAGTAGGAAAAAACAATAGAAACGACggagcctccgcagccgcgcgtTCACCActcttcccccttctcttgAACACCTGTGTCTCTTCCCCTACACAGGCGCCCGGCACTACAAAGGACCGAGCACAAGCACGATCTCTGCAGACAAGATGGAGGCGCCGGCCGTGTACCCTccgtgggaggaggagagcgatgATGTCGCCAAGTTTGGCTACCGACAGCAGCGATTTCCGCAGGCGGGATATAGTCGCTTTCCAGTGGCTCAGCCCCAGCAGCGTCCCCCCCAGCAACcgcagccacagccacagccgcagcaggc
The window above is part of the Leishmania mexicana MHOM/GT/2001/U1103 complete genome, chromosome 33 genome. Proteins encoded here:
- a CDS encoding phosphatidylinositol 3-kinase (tor2)-like protein; translated protein: MSSVDSEKLAASIRALACSRDERIAFVTEGVKQAKELQGKSVQEYEMVVSSLLMCLESFEVVHGTSLDVLCELTVLDILLNLDLSVIQLSQCNSYLRLCLMAVNEIPVAVAAAKTFAQTLSYSMTTDFVRTQIGETLEWISLPDAKSKPRRICGILVLTEVSLRIPMVILPRLSEVFDRVWDCLAVHDEEVRSRALCLFTLCAKLLVNRPAAIRAETCESLMSHLKSNLASKSKDKRIAGLLAFEPIVINSMGTSNLLYEDLSILLVPYIMRGGANVNADTRELLFRCLVVLCRFSVSQFVASQLADSVRFALDSINRNIQRNTAFEMLSEIIPIVGKAEFAPFVDDTCEAIKTIFEKSSSPCWKALQCFSIICKECRPSKMEMYVESCIENVFVWGLSAELIECMRAIIESSSVQYRAKLEESLLDMISVTLCGLPFRQQIDAPRVNESSTDVSASEYQISVALNALKQFGFSNSELMGDFLRVSVLPFIDNNSVAVRNAAVYTIVKLLIPHGEKGDLSIARRMCVNTVITRMLVVGLSDPNPVVRQTILSAFTEDFYPYLSEQQYLFRFYSALGDESINCRVAATEQLCQMIRYDPSHILPALREEMVVILHFITSTFNMDTVQNGFRLLAAIATRAPQLVVNFTEGICEALVPYFSTLSSRSGILMSFLHCCTAVAAALRKFGSTPFSSKREVALVCELLETLPADRSYHIIRLSCLRFLSATLAPLMEGASPYVLYPRLFQQLSTVLHRTEESVDIRLEALRCIGVIGALDSHVFQSFNVNEKEKACGKSAVVVDRVTHVKCCRIVLSAVAALLDPESKRSAGAREGLLRTGVQTMLNIFEHVPCSKTEIGLVIGPLARVIRQLPGGRLFATVLFEFCNIIRYAGAVVLNDVNEIYRVFDNVWEFQVNYRFLAVRMLSFVANFEAAGNLHYGQQHSRILPQLFDTLNRADLRPDLKYAVLEYIVHHVDSLQPCTEAVVDNLLGAIQNPANPLDFVNHCVVTLKEICLKLYVDELVGAIVRCLLACLSVDLARKTRGRDSIDLCNNIMGVFCVLIEELQDAFLKHSTYIIQALKNYRITNTEFGVMNNRVATGLRCTRSPMSIQQQNAEVAALLKTCESVVMKSMSRMGEVWSYANLSDENINAAAAEERTMPINEQRLISPMKVVPLTKEEWVKWSDQFAITLLQESPFQVFRCTAVPIGINAAPLVEKSAQFVQDTLQIAFRSMWNYASSALQTAITDFFRQSFRQAMVSTTVPAEVVTMLLGIVEYMDHVGEALFISYNDLSECAWNRGMLAKALFWREAAYRDDPVGTVESLISLYSELHMVDSSVGILNMTSEEQRRSLLQTSLVKLARYTEALQLTQQELELEAAPLEASGSENLSKGCGYKNGSRGWSRMLHYASNSDITPSSSKVEESCRDRRVEVNARLMLCLSELGEYDKVLEQWGSMLHNYKDRVTDTDEMHVLFFVSQYAADASIRLQSWDTLEHVLEWLPPDMVLYHVSKAALEVVRGNYDAALVSVTNGRKVLLEDLTSLLHESYARAYEGLVVAQQLTEVEEVIIAKQTQKALSSAAHIPHLCHIWEQRIRMMHATVPTWKQVLGIRGLLISPHDDVKTRIQFTKLCRQEKARQLEKFTLAELLGFANPTLEQLTSRNVNPRVVMQYISYLSDTNALGPGSPFGTESDLIKKMIDVHTKAENSAVLARAYTRLGSKVDLIESVQCFKTATMYDPHWFLAWRKWAEANAQLLQTDKGEETCRNAIEGFIRSIQLGTSDSTLIQDVLKLLTLWSNHCDSDHNLKELRERVFDVPSRVWHLVVPQLVARLDTGSDDSCRLVADVLTNVGYDYPHTLVYPLNLCTMSDSERRKRYSNEVLGKLQERYPVLVLQGRLMIDELIRVSALIYEQWYDKLEAAATAFFGRRSTDEMIRTLLPIHETLPRVPETVVEAEFLSKYSKRLTEARDWLRSYASTHYTGDIQSAWKLYHSVYCKIDKQIKSSDTLQLQFCSPKLFEARNLSIGIPDARPVREESVANVNRFHKDIIVIASKQRPKRIGIITAEGRLQKFLLKGREDLRLDERVMQLFSLVNILMQSDSRTSKNLGFQIQRYSVTPLKDNVGIIGWVDGCDTLHEVVKHFRERKSIPVELEMRMLDQIITFDNSKAYDYLTIMSKVEVLEFLSDHTSGQDIRKAMWNTSPNCEVWYDRRRMYTTSLANMSIVGYILGLGDRHPNNIMLQRASGLVVHIDFGDCFEVAMTRDKFPEKVPFRLTRMLRSALDVSGVDGAFRACSETAMCVLREGSHSVLALLEAFIQDPLISWRLINRHGQEPESSNDHKTIEEQVNIANMRNATSAAEAESMCDSFGHRDNGSVNVPKHLCGEEMDVVHQGVFIVKRLSSKLKGQDFISAGTEPLDPRTQVGQLIEEATDVTNVAQSWSGWYPFW